One Brassica oleracea var. oleracea cultivar TO1000 chromosome C7, BOL, whole genome shotgun sequence genomic window carries:
- the LOC106304466 gene encoding polyprenol reductase 2-like — MVIASIVMELGIVWLVRAAWIAAILPMLIASIPSSKLTSFHQLVLGFAGRGKILHLSSQKWTVPQKYFAHFYVVGAAWTTLLLATTWMYACKTAPSSSEEFHLSDIASHLTGGSHVFSFHKSHLTPVEHRFKVWRAVFLLVLMEIQVLRRLIESFYVFKYSPSARLHILGYLVGLFFYTVAPLSLCVNVAPEVARFAASLMAEFIAKGKGHTSAPEFDILSALSPLMKLGWCQLIGGVIFLWGWLHQRRCHAILGSLRENPSQAKEYIIPHGDWFEIVSSPHYLAEIVLYLGLLIASGGTEITIWLLHGFVVGNLTLAAGETHRWYLRKFENYPANRNAIFPYVY; from the exons ATGGTGATTGCTTCGATAGTTATGGAATTAGGGATCGTTTGGTTGGTTAGAGCCGCTTGGATCGCCGCTATACTTCCTATGTTGATTGCTTCCATACCCAGTTCAAAGCTGACATCCTTTCATCAACTCGTTCTTGGTTTCGCCGGAAGAGGCAAGATTCTTCATCTCTCCTCTCAG AAGTGGACAGTTCCTCAAAAATACTTTGCTCATTTCTATGTTGTCGGAGCGGCGTGGACCACTCTTCTGCTAGCAACCACTTGGATGTATGCTTGCAAAACAGCCCCTTCATCCTCAGAGGAGTTCCATCTTTCCGACATTGCAAGCCACTTAACCGGAGGTTCCCATGTTTTCTCCTTTCATAAATCGCATTTGACTCCTGTGGAGCACCGTTTCAAAGTGTGGCGAGCAGTGTTTCTACTTGTTCTGATGGAAATACAAGTTCTGAGACGCCTTATAGAGTCATTCTACGTGTTCAAGTATAGCCCTTCTGCTCGGCTTCACATTCTTGGTTACCTCGTCGGATTGTT TTTCTATACAGTAGCGCCTTTATCACTCTGCGTCAACGTTGCTCCAGAAGTAGCAAGATTCGCAGCAAGTTTAATGGCTGAGTTCATTGCCAAAGGAAAAGGTCATACCTCGGCCCCTGAGTTTGACATTTTATCAGCTTTAAGCCCTCTGATGAAGCTTGGATGGTGCCAGTTGATTGGTGGCGTCATTTTTCTCTGGGGATGGTTACATCAACGCCGCTGTCACGCAATTCTT GGATCGCTCCGGGAAAATCCTAGCCAAGCGAAAGAGTACATAATCCCACATGGAGATTGGTTTGAGATCGTCTCCAGTCCACATTATTTAGCCGAAATC GTTTTATACTTGGGCTTGCTGATTGCTAGTGGAGGAACAGAGATAACAATCTGGTTACTCCATGGTTTCGTG GTTGGGAATCTGACATTAGCGGCTGGAGAAACACACCGGTGGTATCTCCGAAAGTTTGAGAATTATCCGGCTAACCGAAATGCCATTTTTCCTTATGTTTACTAA